The Desulfovibrio piger DNA segment TCCCTTTCTCACACACATATTCAGAATCCGTGTCTTCCCCCATCAATATCGCATTTGGGAAAGGCGTTGACAGCGCGCAACGTTTCTGCGGAGGGGATGGTGCGCATTCTTTTTCCCTGAAAAAATGCGAACAGATCTGTGTTTATCATGCCACTGTGATAGGGCCTGCCGCGCAGCCCCCTGGTGGCATAATAGATATGCATGGCTCCCTCCTTGATGAACGTTGTATCCGTGAAAAAGGGACGAGCCTGAAAGACAGACAGCAAAAGACTGTTACCGCATCCGGGAAACCGGCCTTTCATCCTCCGGGATGCTCCCCGCCAGGACGATGCGCTCATGGAAGTGTCACGCGCCCATGCCCGTGCTGCCGACTTCTTCCCTGTCGTCCCCCTTCAGGGAAAGCCTAGCCGGGAATGCCGGTTCTATCAAAAATGTCGGGCATCCGTGGGCTGGCGGCATGTAGGGCCAGCCTGTTTTGCGGTGCCTGCCGGATATCAAAAAAGGGTTTCGCCCCACTCCCTCCAGGCTCACGGCCGAAGGCCGCAGGTTCAAATCCTGCCCCGCAGCCAGAAAGGAAAAGCCCTTACGATGGATGTCGTAAGGGCTTTTTTTGTACTCTCCTCTTTTCCGTCCTGCGGCAAAGCCCTGTACTCTGCCACGGCCTTCAGGCTCCCGCCCCAAGCACTACCGCAGCTTCAGCACGAAGCGCGTCCGGGTATCGCTCACTGCGTCCTTTTTATAGTCAAGGACGGCCCCGATGGGCAGATCCTTCTCGAAACCGAAACGTTCCTTTAATTCCCTGACGCTGCGGGAAGCGATGGCGGAGAACGCCGCCCGCGTCATCTTCCGGTCAGCCGCGACGAAGACGATGTCGATGCCCTTGGCATAGGCGGAGACATCCACGGACGTGATCCCCTTGTCGGCATACCGGGCCAGCAGCTCTTCCTCAAAAGCGGTGAAACGATCACTGTCGTCCACAAACACTTCGGAATCACTGTTCTCCGTAGCGGTATCCGCCTGCGACT contains these protein-coding regions:
- a CDS encoding DUF6981 domain-containing protein, giving the protein MKKFFFLLLVACALSTALPVIALSAESQADTATENSDSEVFVDDSDRFTAFEEELLARYADKGITSVDVSAYAKGIDIVFVAADRKMTRAAFSAIASRSVRELKERFGFEKDLPIGAVLDYKKDAVSDTRTRFVLKLR